The Paenibacillus sp. FSL R7-0345 DNA segment CGGTAAGCGGCATATTCTCTTATAAACAATAACGGAAGAGGTGCAGATGTGGCCAAAATAGTTGTCATCAACGGAACGCCATCCCTGGTATCGCGGATTAACGCGGTCATTGAATATGCAGAGGCGGATCTGCGCGGGCGCGGTTTTGAAGTGGAGCGGATTAATGTGGCCGAGCTTCCGGCAGAGGACTTGATTCATACCAAGTTCGAGAGTGAAGCGATTGTAAAAGCTAACGGGCTCGTGGCTGAAGCCGACGCGGTAATCGTAGTTAGTCCGGTTTATAAGGCTTCTTATACAGGGGTGCTGAAAACATTCCTCGATCTGATTCCGCAAAAAGGCCTGGCCGGCAAAATCGTGCTTCCGCTCTTCATGGGCGGCAGTCTGGCGCATCTGCTGGCAATCGACTACTCGCTGAAGCCTGTATTGTCTGTGCTGGGTGCACGGCACATTCTGGGCGGCGTGTATGCTGTCGACTCGCAGGCTGTGCGTAACGACCAGGGTGTCGTTGAACTGGCCGACGAGCTCAAGCTGCGCCTGAACAGCGTGCTAGAGGAGCTGGCGGAAGAAACTGCAGCGAAGGCAGCACGCAAAACGGTTTAGTCACGTTATCTATTGAAGCTGCTGAGATATGCAGCACAGCAAGAAACAACAGCAAAGCCCCGTATTGCCGGAAATCCGGCGGTACGGGCTTTTTATTTTTTTGTACGAGTATGTGAATCTGCAGGGAATCCGGCCAGCTTCAACGGAGTTAGATTTAACTCTTCTAAACAGGAGCTTGGCCAAGCAGCAATCTTTGCGTATCTACAGCGCCGCGGGCTGCCAATGCACAACCTCGTCGCGGCCCAGACTGGCGGGTATATTGATAATCCGCTGGTTGCTGCTTCCCCGGTAAGGGAGTGTAGTGTCCTTAAGCTCCTCGACGAACCGGCCGTCGATTACCACCTGGCACAACGCCAGCAGGTTCCATTCCGGCGAGCCGGGAGCTGCGGTCAGCTCCTCGTAGGTGTAGCCGGTGTAGATCCAGACCGGGAAGTCCGGCAGCACACTACGGAGCTCATGGATGAAGCCGCAGGCCTCATCCGCCGAGAAAAAAGGATCGCCCCCCGCCAGCGTCAATCCGTCCAGCAGCGGGTTCGCGGCCATCTCGGCGATAATCTCGCGCTGCCGCTCCAGTGTAAATGGTTCTCCAAAATTAAAATTCCAGGTCTTTGGATTGAAGCAGCCGGGGCAGCGGTGGCGGCAGCCGCTGATAAAGATAACCGCCCGCATGCCTTCTCCTTCATTAATAGACTCCGGATAGTAGCCGCAGATATTCATAGGTGCTTGATGCGGTCTCTCACTTCGGCCTGCTTGGCGGCATTGAAGCGGGTCTGGTAGTCGCCGGTCAGATATCCGGTTACCCGGCGCAGCCGGCGGATGTGTACGTCATGCTCATGAACGCCACAGGAAGGGCAATTGGTGCCGATAACCCCTTCATAGCCGCAGCCCGAGCAGCGGTCAATCGGGTGGTTAATGCTGAAATAGCTGATCTGCTGCTCCAGCGCGTATTTGATGATTTTGACAAAAGCCGCCGGGTTACTCCGTGCATTCCCGTTCAGCTCCACATAAGAGATCGCGCCGGCGTTGCAGTACTCATGGAAGGGAGCTTCCAGACTGATCTTCTGGGCTGCGCCAAGCTCATGATATACAGGAATATGGAATGAGTTCGTATAGTATTCGCGGTCCGTTACGCCCGGGATCGAGCCCAGCACCTTACGGTCCACCTTGGTGAATTTGCCGGACAGGCCTTCAGCCGGTGTAGCAAACAGCGTAATGTTCAGATCCAGCTCTTCGCTCTTACGGTCGCAGTATTCACGCATGTGGCGCACGATAGCTACCGCTTTGCCATGAACCTCCATATCCTCACCGTGGTGCTTGCCGTACATTGCCTTCATGCATTCGGCCATTCCGATGAAGCCGAGGGACAGACTGCCGTGCTTGAGCAGATCGCCCACGATGTCCTCGGGAGCCAGCGCCTCGCCGCCTTCCCATACGCCTTCACGCATCATAAAATCAGAAGCTTTAGCTTTCTGGGCTGCCTGGATCCGGAACCGGTGCAGCAGACCCTCCAGCGCAATGTCCATATAGTGGTTGAGATCATCATAAAAGCCTTCTTCATCAGCAGCCAGCCGGCGTCCTGTAATCGTGCCGTGGGCAAGACCGAGACGAACCAGGTTCAGCGTGTTAAAGGACAGGTTGCCTTTGCCGGAGCAGTGATTACGTCCAAAACGGTCACCGAGCACCCGTGTACGGCAGCCCATTGTTGCAAATTCAGTATCCGGGTTTGACGGATCATAGTACTGCAGATTGAGCGGTGCATCCAGGTTTGCAAAGTTCGGATACAGTCTGCGGGCCGAGCATTCAGCCGCCTTCAGGAACAGCTCATAGTTCGGATCGCCCTGCTGCTGGTTCACACCCTGCTTGCATTTGAAAATCTGAATCGGGAACACCGGCGTTTCCCCGCTGCCAAGGCCGTTCATCGTTGCAGTCAGCAGGGAGCTGATAACCAGCTGTCCTTCCGGAGTTGTGCAGGTACCATAGTTAATGCTTGTAAAAGGAATCTGTCCGCCCGAACGGCTGGACATCGTATTCAGGTTGTGAATCATGCTCTCTGCTGCCTGCAGGGTTTCGCTCTCTGTTTCTTTCTGGGCGAAACGGAAGGAGCGCGGATACTGCTCAGCCAGATCACTGCGGCTCATCGTGATATCACCGGCGATTTCGCTTGCTTCGCCTTCTTCGAAGTAGCCGAGGCCCTTGCGGAACAGCTTGGCGAAGGATTTGGTCACATAAGGTGCTAGGTCAAAATCAAGCTTGTTGGCCGATACACCGCCATATTGGGCATTCTGCTGGGACTGGAAAATAATCGCCACCAGCGACATTGCCGTCATAATTGAGTTAGGAGGGCGGACGCTGCCGTTGCCGGTGTTAAAGCCCTCGCGAAGCAGCCGTTCAAATGGAATGAAGATGCAGTTGGTTGTTCCGATCGCATATTGATCCAGGTCGTGTACGTAGACGACATTATCGAGCGTTGCCTGTACGAGCTGCGGCGGCATGGTGAAATTGCGGGCATACCATTTGGAATACTCACTGCCGAATTTACTCATTTTGCCGGAAAAGCTCTCTCCGTTCAGGTTGGCATTCTCACGCAGCAGATCAAGATCCGCGCTTTCGATAATATCCCGGCCCAAATGTATTAATTCTTCCAGAAGTACCTCCTGTGCAGCTTGTCCGCTATTGTACCGTTTCTCCAGCAGCGTCATATGTAACTCTCTCCTCTCGATAATCGTTAATCGTTCCTGCAAATGTATGGTTCAAATCTGTCCACTCTATACCCAGTAAAAAGACATCTCCCGCCTTGGAGGCGGAAAATGCCCGGATGCGTTCCAAATACCTTATCTTGTGCAGAAGCCGATAGCTGAAGGCGATAGTGCCTATCATCCTCAGGTATCGGCAGCCTTGTGTTGCCGGTCATCCGGCAAGGCTGAATCTGCTGCTGCAGGCCGCATGCGGACACCTCTCCTGTTCCTCGCAGGGGTGAATAGCGGTGCCCGGAAACAGGCAGGCCTCCTGGCTTCCGGTGCATCCAGCGGCTCCTTCCCGGGGGCTTGTCCGCCCTCAGTGGCATATGCCGGAGGATGTGCCCTGCAAAATATTGCTCACAGCGGGCACCCGGTTACAGTGGCGGGACCGCAGCGGTTTTGCACCGCGCTTCCCTATTAAGCTTGTACTCTGTTTACTAGAGTAAAGCACCTGCTTCCACTATATTTGGTTGATGTTAATAAAAATACCCCAATATATTGTGTTTGTAAACCATTATTTACAAACCCGCGCGGGGAGCGGCTTCAGACCGTTTACTCACAGGTGATCCACAACTAGTCCACAGGTAATCCACAGGCTGAGCATAAATCGGGGTTGTTATGATTCATAAATTGTCCGAAAAGCTGCCACAAAGACTTCATATCTCTAGTGATTCTGACACTAGTTTTACAGAGCGGAGCTTATGCATCCTGCAGGTTCTGCATAGAAGAAGAATGATGAACTTTTTGTGGCTAAAATTTGTGGGGGAGCAGCGGAGTTGCTACAATATAGTGAGGTTAAAGGAATCTAGGTCAGGAGGGATCTAACGATGGCTATTGGCGAAGTTACAGTCATTCCGATCGGTACAGGCAGCACCAGTCTTAGCAGTTATGTAGCTGATATGCAGCGTGTGCTGCAGACGGTGGAAGGAATCACCTTTGAACTGACCTCTATGGGAACGATTATTGAGGGCCCGGTATCCAGGATTTTGGCGGCTGTAGAGGCACTGCACGAGTCTCCGTTCAATGGAGGAGCACAGCGCGTATCTACTTCACTCAAAATCGATGACCGCCGTGACAAGCCGTCCACGAGCCGTAGCAAGCTGCAGTCGGTCAAACGGAAGCTGCAGTAAGAGAAGGGCTGGTGGCAGGATAAAAGGGACTTGGCGATTTTCGCCAAAAGTTGTATAATGTTTTTGTTTATGACGGGTATCCCAAGCTTCAGGCTGGTGTAGCTCAGGGGTAGAGCAACGCACTCGTAATGCGTAGGCCGGGGGTTCAATTCCCTTCACCAGCATGTTTACAAATTCAATTATGGCGCGGTTTCCGGGGGTTTCGGGGCCGCGTCTTTTTCTGTTTTCTACCATCCTTCTGCCCTTGCCCGAGTAAAGCCGCGCTATCCCCCGCCCAGCAACCGATGAATTCGTGCCGCCAGCTTTTGGCCGGCATTGGCTTCAATAAGCGTGACATCCCAGAATACCGCATTGGTTCGAGGGTCGGCAGTATCGTTAAAGACAGTAATCGTCAGCTCCTGCTTGCCTTCAAGCGGCACACGGAAGGATAGCGGCTGATTCTCGCCCGGTACGATATTGATATCCATGGAGTAAATCTCTTCTCCGTCGGAGCTGATAATGACACGGCTGCTGCCGCTGCTCGCCGCATTTATAACGTCGTCAGGGACGGCCAGATTACCGGAAAGCTCTTTGAACCGTCCATCAAGGCGCAGTGAGAACTCGTGGCTTCTCGGATTATCACGGCTGTATAGATTGACCGCCGGTTCGATCCGCTCCTGCGCTGCAGTGAAACCGGTGAGTCTTGGTTCCCACCTCACTTCGCCATGCTCAAGGGGGAGCTGGTCCAGCGCCATGATCTCACCGCGGCCATTATCAAGATAATGATTAAGACCGCTCACGCCGGAGTAAACGGCCAATGTCAATACTGCTCCGGAGAACAGCAGCTTGAGTAAACCTCTTGGCGACGTACGATCGCGGCGGACCAGCCGCTGGGCGCCATAGCCGACACTGGCACCCAGCGTATTAATGACAATATCGTTAATATCAAACGCGCCCAAATGGGTCACCATCTGGATCAGCTCAACCCCGGTAATCGCTGCTAGGAAGACTAAGAGGAACGGCAGGAACCGGCAGCGGATCAGCAGCGGAACCGCCAGTCCAAACGGTACAAATGCCAGATAGTTACCCAGGTTGAATAACCAAAGATTCGAAAAACCATCGCCCGGAAACCTCAGTGGAATACCGTCAAATACCAAATGATACCGCAAGCCCGTCTCTGGCAGAGCCGATGACCGGCTGAAGCCAACGAATAAGAAAAATAGAGTAAGGCCTGTATACAGCCCGAACCCGATCCAAGCGGCGGTCCTCGTCCCTTGAAGCATGATATACGACCTCTCCTTATAGCTAAATTTAGTGTCCTTGCAGGAACCCGGTATTACACAGGAATTGTTATATGCGCCGATCCCAGTCTCGAAATCTGTGAGAACAAAATAGCCATCTCCGCCGGAGATAAGTCAAAATCCCTTTGAATCCAGAACTGCATGGTCCCCACATAGGCGGAAGAAAGATACGCAAATAAATATTGATGTTTGACAGGAATATCTGCAGATGTAATCTGTTGATGATTTATGAGGTAGGCATTAATTAACTGCTGATTGATCAGCTCTGTCATTTGAAGGGAAAGATTAGTGTCGCCTCCAAAGCCCAGCAATCTTTTGAAAAAATGCTTTTGCTCAAGGACATACTCGAATGGGCGTACATAACCTGAGGGCGGATCAATAAAGGGCCCGCTGGCTTCCCGTACGGTTCCAAGCTTCTTAATAATGCTGTTGAACTGCTCCAGCACCTCATTTTTATACTGCTCATAGAAATCATGAATGTCCTGATAGTGCAGATAAAAGGTTCCCCTGTTTAATCCGGCGGTCTGTTTTTTCGTTCACTGCGGGTTCCTCTCCTGAATAAAATAGTATCTTTACTGATCATTCTGCAGCTTACCGTTGATTAATGAACATAACGATGATTTATGATCATCGACTTTTGTGTTGTTCTGATTATAATCAGCGGGTGAACGTTAATCAACACGCTGTTTAGTAAAAGGAGAGCTGATATGAATAGTCAGGACAAACAGAATGAGGTGTCTCAGCGGAGGTCGTTCATCCTTACCCTTATGGCTATTATTCCCGGAATGATGATGGTGATGATAGACAGCACCGCAATGAACGTAGCCATCCCCAGCTTGTCTAAGGATTTTGGAGTTTCCTTTAGCACCTTACAGTGGGTAATTACGGGTTATATGTTAGCCATGTCGGTTACGATTCCGCTGGCTGGCTGGTTCTCGGACAGGCTGGGTTCTGCAAAAGCGTACATTATAACCATTATCATGTTTGTTGCCGGATCCTTGCTATGTGCGCTGGCCCAGAATTCCTTGCAGTTAACGGTCTGCCGGATCCTTCAAGGGCTTGGTGGGGGAATGGTTCAGCCGATAGGAATGGCTATGATATTCCGCCTAGCACCGGAGAATAAGAAAGGTCAGGTCATGGGGATGCTGGGTATCCCGATGCTGCTGGCACCGGCCTCCGGACCGGTTCTATCCGGCTGGCTGTTAGAATCAATAGGCTGGCAATGGATTTTTCTCATCAATCTTCCTTTAGGAGTACTTACTGTTTATTTAGGGATACGTTATTTGCTAAAGGCGAATGTACTACGGTCGGTCCGATCCGCTTATAATAAGCAAACGTTAGATGTGGTCGGCTTTTTTCTGGCTCCTGTAGCCTTTGTTTTACTCGCTTTAAGCATGAATGTGGATGGCTCCCAATGGTTTCTTTGGTTATTGAGGGCAGTGAGTGTCCTATTGCTAATCTGGCTGTGGTTTCATGAGACGAGGCATCCGCAGCCCATTCTGGCTCTGCAGGCATTCAGAGAAGTTAGCTTTCGGAGAGGGATATTTGTAAGCTGGATTCAATATGCGGCTCTAAACGGGTCTCTGGTATTTATCCCGCAGTACCTTCAGCATTTTAAAGGATATAGCCCGTTTCAGGCAGGTCTGGTCATGAGTATGCTGGCCGTCACGTCCGGACTGCTTATGCCGGTTGGCGGAAGGCTTTTTGATAAGGTGGGTATACGCCCGCTTGCCGGTTTGGGTTTAGGGACGATATCCCTGGTGTTATTACTGCTTTCACAGTTAGGCCAGAACGTAGGAGGAGGAATGATTGGGGGAATGGTGGGGCTGCTCGGAATTGGAATGGGGCTATGCATGATGTCTCTGAATACCTATATTCTGCAATCCGCTCCTTCGGAGCTAATCAGCCGTGTTACACCTTTAACCTCAGCAAGCTCCAACCTGGTAATCCCTATTGCAATTGCTGGCTTGAGCAACTTCCTGGCATTCCGGGCTAACGCGCGGATAACGATGGCAGGCGGTAGTGCAGCATTGGCAGAAATGAAAGGGTACTCCGATACCTTCCTGTTAGCGGCTTGCATTGCTTTGTCTGGAGCATTATTCAGTCTGCGGCTGGGGTCGAAACGTCATTCGTAGTATTCGGTTATAAAGAAAAGAAAAAGAGCTGCCGAAGCAGCTCATTCAAGAAATTTATTCCGGCATGATCCAAACAATCTCACAAATGCGTACAAAGAATTTTCTGCCTCTAGTATCCAGTACAACGTGATCTGGCTTAACATCCATCACACAACCGCTGATTCCGCCGCGGGTAGTTTCCAGAACCACCTGCTTACCCCTTACGGACATTAAGGTTTCAACGACATATGGATCAACAGGATAGACAGTGATAGCATGTGGCATTGTGTACATTGGCTGATAATTATTCAAGGTTTTACCTCCCAATTGGTTATGCCTCATCCTATGCAGAAGCCCAACGAAAGAGCTGGGCGAGGGCCCATTTGGGAGCAGTCCTAAACGTTATGACACGAATACGACAAGAGAATACCTTCCAGCCTCTTATTTATTTTAAAAAAATGCTGGTAAAAAGAATAATAAAAAGATAATTAGTACGATAACACTGCTGATTCTGCTCATCATGAGATAGGCATCACTGGGCTCGGAATCACCTTTTACCATCCAGCCATAACGCATGTACCAGCCTGCAGCTGGAAAGAAAATATTCAGTACCGCAATTAGCACGAAAAGAGTAGCGAAGATCACCATTTTTACCAACTCCTTTAGTCATCTTACGCAGCCTGTGATTAAGAAGTTGCATATCGTGGGGGTTATTGATAAATTAGATGGCGATTTTCCATTTAAATTTTAGGTGAACATGTGGAGTTCCACACAATAAAAAAACCGCCGGGAATCCCCGGCGGCCTAAGGGGCGGCGACGCCCCTTTTTCTATGCATAGCTTGTGTTATTTCGTGCTTATTGCTGCTTAGAAACTAAAGTCCTCATCACGCAGCGGCTCCACGTTCAGCGCACGGACGTAGCCGTTGCCTTTTTTGGAGAAAAAGTCATGCTGCTTGGTGTGGGTGCTGATCCCGTTCTGGACGATCGGGTTGATCTCTTCCTCGCCAAAAAGCGGGTCGTGGCCGAGGTTCATCATCGCCTTGTTGGCATTGTAGCGCAGGAAAGTCTTCACTTCCTCTACAAGTCCGATTGGCGCGTAAATCTGCTCGGTGTATTGCTCCTCGTTGGCATGCAGCAGACGCAGCAGCCCAACGAGGGTCTGGTACACGTCACGCTGGTCGTCCTCGGACAGCTCCTCGAAAATCTCCTGTGCCAGCACGCCGACATAAACGCCGTGGATGCTCTCGTCGCGCAGGATCAGGTCGATGATCTCGCCGCTGCAGGTCATTTTGCCCTGGCCGGCCAGGTAGAGCGGGTAGAAGAAGCCGCTGTAGAACAGATAGCTCTCCAGCAGGACGGAAGCCGCCATCGCCAGATAGAGATCCTTGGGAGTCTCAATTTTTTTGTAATACTCGGAAATGGTCTGGGCCTTGAACTGCAGGAACGTGTTGTCCTCCACCCAGCGGAAGATGCCGTCGATCTCCTCAGTGGAAGCCAGCGTCGTAAAAATACTGCTGTAAGACTTCGCATGAATCTGCTCCATCATTCCCATGAAGCCGAGGACCGCCTTGCGCTGCAAGCCGTCTACATGCTCCATAATCTGCGGCATCCCTACGCCGCCTTGCACGGTGTCGAGCAGGGTAAGCCCGCCCAGCACCTTCATATAAGAGTCCTTTTCAATGTCGCTCAGCGTCAGCCAGGACATTTTGTCATCGGATAATGGAATTTCGTCGTCGGTCCAGAACTGCATAATATTCTGGTTCCAGAACATCAGCGAGAAGTCGTCGTCAGGACGGTTCCAGTTCACGGCTTGAATTGCGCTCATAATGGTCTAATCTCCCTTTCTGTAGCCGTACAGCCCTTTAAATCGAGCAGGTCAGGCATTCCTCGACGGACAGCTTTTTGGTGCGTGTGTAATACAGCGACTTCAGGCCTTTGTGTGCCGCATACAGGTAGCAGCGGGCCAGCTCCCGGGTTGTTACATCACTGTTCACGTGCAGGACGGTCGAGATACCCTGGTCGATATGGGGCTGGATTTCCGCAATCAGATCAATCACCTTGAACTGGTCCATCTGATAAGCGGATTTATAAAAGAACACATTGTCAGGCTGCAGATAAGGCATCGGATAATAGGTGGTCGAGTTAGCATAGGTACGGGTCTCGATCTGCTCTACAATCGGCATTACGCTGGATGTAGCATTCTGAATATATGAAATGCTCGCAGTCGGTGCAATCGCCAGACGGTAGGCATGGTACAGGCCGTTTTTCTTAACAGCTTCGCGCAGCTGCTCCCAGTCTTCCTGAGTAGGAATGTAGATGCCTGCGAACAGCTCCTGCACTCTGGCCGTTACCGGCTGGTAATTAATAGATACGTAACGGTCAAAATAAACCCCAGTCGCGTAATCAGACTCAGCATATCCGTAGAAGGTTTCGCCGGTTTCAGCAGCAATTTCCATACTCTTTTCAATCGAGTGGTAGTTCATGGTCATGAAGAACGTGCGGGCAAAGTCGCGGGCCTGCTCACTTTCATAAGCAATCTTGTTCTTAGCCAGGAAACCGTGCAGGTTCATTACGCCAAGGCCGACAGAGTGCATCTCTTTGTTCGCTTTAGCTACGCCCGGAGCATTGGAAATGCTGGTCATATCGCTGACAGCTGTCAGGGCAAGCATGCCCTCATGAACGGATTCGCGGATTTTGCCGTGCTGCATCACGTTCACGATGTTCAGGGAAGCCAGATTGCAGCTGATATCGCGGCGGATCGCATCTTCCTGGCCGTAGTCGTTAATCTCGGAAGTCTCCTGCAGCTGGAAAATCTCGGTGCAAAGGTTGGACATTTTGACCTGGCCGACATTCTTCAGGGCATGAGCCTTATTGGCATTGCTCTTGTTCATAATATATGGATAGCCCGATTCGAGCTGGATCATGGCAATTTTCGTCAGCATTTCGCGTGCGCTCATGGCGACTTTTTTCTTCACGCGCGGATCAGCGAGCAGGGTGTCGTACATTTCGTCGAGATCCATGTCGTCCAGATGAGTGCCGTATGCCTGGAAAACAGTATAAGGTGCAAATACATGCAGCGGCTGATTATCCTGTGCCAGCTTGTAGAAGCGGTT contains these protein-coding regions:
- the ssuE gene encoding NADPH-dependent FMN reductase; translation: MAKIVVINGTPSLVSRINAVIEYAEADLRGRGFEVERINVAELPAEDLIHTKFESEAIVKANGLVAEADAVIVVSPVYKASYTGVLKTFLDLIPQKGLAGKIVLPLFMGGSLAHLLAIDYSLKPVLSVLGARHILGGVYAVDSQAVRNDQGVVELADELKLRLNSVLEELAEETAAKAARKTV
- the nrdG gene encoding anaerobic ribonucleoside-triphosphate reductase activating protein gives rise to the protein MNICGYYPESINEGEGMRAVIFISGCRHRCPGCFNPKTWNFNFGEPFTLERQREIIAEMAANPLLDGLTLAGGDPFFSADEACGFIHELRSVLPDFPVWIYTGYTYEELTAAPGSPEWNLLALCQVVIDGRFVEELKDTTLPYRGSSNQRIINIPASLGRDEVVHWQPAAL
- a CDS encoding anaerobic ribonucleoside triphosphate reductase — protein: MTLLEKRYNSGQAAQEVLLEELIHLGRDIIESADLDLLRENANLNGESFSGKMSKFGSEYSKWYARNFTMPPQLVQATLDNVVYVHDLDQYAIGTTNCIFIPFERLLREGFNTGNGSVRPPNSIMTAMSLVAIIFQSQQNAQYGGVSANKLDFDLAPYVTKSFAKLFRKGLGYFEEGEASEIAGDITMSRSDLAEQYPRSFRFAQKETESETLQAAESMIHNLNTMSSRSGGQIPFTSINYGTCTTPEGQLVISSLLTATMNGLGSGETPVFPIQIFKCKQGVNQQQGDPNYELFLKAAECSARRLYPNFANLDAPLNLQYYDPSNPDTEFATMGCRTRVLGDRFGRNHCSGKGNLSFNTLNLVRLGLAHGTITGRRLAADEEGFYDDLNHYMDIALEGLLHRFRIQAAQKAKASDFMMREGVWEGGEALAPEDIVGDLLKHGSLSLGFIGMAECMKAMYGKHHGEDMEVHGKAVAIVRHMREYCDRKSEELDLNITLFATPAEGLSGKFTKVDRKVLGSIPGVTDREYYTNSFHIPVYHELGAAQKISLEAPFHEYCNAGAISYVELNGNARSNPAAFVKIIKYALEQQISYFSINHPIDRCSGCGYEGVIGTNCPSCGVHEHDVHIRRLRRVTGYLTGDYQTRFNAAKQAEVRDRIKHL
- a CDS encoding MTH1187 family thiamine-binding protein, encoding MAIGEVTVIPIGTGSTSLSSYVADMQRVLQTVEGITFELTSMGTIIEGPVSRILAAVEALHESPFNGGAQRVSTSLKIDDRRDKPSTSRSKLQSVKRKLQ
- a CDS encoding VanZ family protein; the protein is MLQGTRTAAWIGFGLYTGLTLFFLFVGFSRSSALPETGLRYHLVFDGIPLRFPGDGFSNLWLFNLGNYLAFVPFGLAVPLLIRCRFLPFLLVFLAAITGVELIQMVTHLGAFDINDIVINTLGASVGYGAQRLVRRDRTSPRGLLKLLFSGAVLTLAVYSGVSGLNHYLDNGRGEIMALDQLPLEHGEVRWEPRLTGFTAAQERIEPAVNLYSRDNPRSHEFSLRLDGRFKELSGNLAVPDDVINAASSGSSRVIISSDGEEIYSMDINIVPGENQPLSFRVPLEGKQELTITVFNDTADPRTNAVFWDVTLIEANAGQKLAARIHRLLGGG
- a CDS encoding TetR-like C-terminal domain-containing protein, whose protein sequence is MLEQFNSIIKKLGTVREASGPFIDPPSGYVRPFEYVLEQKHFFKRLLGFGGDTNLSLQMTELINQQLINAYLINHQQITSADIPVKHQYLFAYLSSAYVGTMQFWIQRDFDLSPAEMAILFSQISRLGSAHITIPV
- a CDS encoding MDR family MFS transporter; this encodes MNSQDKQNEVSQRRSFILTLMAIIPGMMMVMIDSTAMNVAIPSLSKDFGVSFSTLQWVITGYMLAMSVTIPLAGWFSDRLGSAKAYIITIIMFVAGSLLCALAQNSLQLTVCRILQGLGGGMVQPIGMAMIFRLAPENKKGQVMGMLGIPMLLAPASGPVLSGWLLESIGWQWIFLINLPLGVLTVYLGIRYLLKANVLRSVRSAYNKQTLDVVGFFLAPVAFVLLALSMNVDGSQWFLWLLRAVSVLLLIWLWFHETRHPQPILALQAFREVSFRRGIFVSWIQYAALNGSLVFIPQYLQHFKGYSPFQAGLVMSMLAVTSGLLMPVGGRLFDKVGIRPLAGLGLGTISLVLLLLSQLGQNVGGGMIGGMVGLLGIGMGLCMMSLNTYILQSAPSELISRVTPLTSASSNLVIPIAIAGLSNFLAFRANARITMAGGSAALAEMKGYSDTFLLAACIALSGALFSLRLGSKRHS
- a CDS encoding YuzF family protein, with amino-acid sequence MYTMPHAITVYPVDPYVVETLMSVRGKQVVLETTRGGISGCVMDVKPDHVVLDTRGRKFFVRICEIVWIMPE
- a CDS encoding DUF6199 family natural product biosynthesis protein, whose amino-acid sequence is MVIFATLFVLIAVLNIFFPAAGWYMRYGWMVKGDSEPSDAYLMMSRISSVIVLIIFLLFFLPAFF
- the nrdF gene encoding class 1b ribonucleoside-diphosphate reductase subunit beta is translated as MSAIQAVNWNRPDDDFSLMFWNQNIMQFWTDDEIPLSDDKMSWLTLSDIEKDSYMKVLGGLTLLDTVQGGVGMPQIMEHVDGLQRKAVLGFMGMMEQIHAKSYSSIFTTLASTEEIDGIFRWVEDNTFLQFKAQTISEYYKKIETPKDLYLAMAASVLLESYLFYSGFFYPLYLAGQGKMTCSGEIIDLILRDESIHGVYVGVLAQEIFEELSEDDQRDVYQTLVGLLRLLHANEEQYTEQIYAPIGLVEEVKTFLRYNANKAMMNLGHDPLFGEEEINPIVQNGISTHTKQHDFFSKKGNGYVRALNVEPLRDEDFSF
- the nrdE gene encoding class 1b ribonucleoside-diphosphate reductase subunit alpha — encoded protein: MRHIELNNMLMKRDETGFFQLDKDQEAVAEFMRDVERRSLTFTSTKAKIDYMIANDYYEDLYDRYSAAEMEDVYRIAHEYDFRFPSYMAASKFYTDYAVKTNDRKQYLEHYPDRVAVVALHLGRGNVETARTLARSMMEQRLQPATPTFLNAGKSRRGEMVSCFLLEMDDSLNSINYVLNTCMQLSKIGGGVAVNLSKLRARGETIKGVEDAAKGIMPVLKLMEDGFSYADQMGQRKGSGAAYYNIFGWDVLEFLDSKKINADERTRLKTLSIGLIVPNRFYKLAQDNQPLHVFAPYTVFQAYGTHLDDMDLDEMYDTLLADPRVKKKVAMSAREMLTKIAMIQLESGYPYIMNKSNANKAHALKNVGQVKMSNLCTEIFQLQETSEINDYGQEDAIRRDISCNLASLNIVNVMQHGKIRESVHEGMLALTAVSDMTSISNAPGVAKANKEMHSVGLGVMNLHGFLAKNKIAYESEQARDFARTFFMTMNYHSIEKSMEIAAETGETFYGYAESDYATGVYFDRYVSINYQPVTARVQELFAGIYIPTQEDWEQLREAVKKNGLYHAYRLAIAPTASISYIQNATSSVMPIVEQIETRTYANSTTYYPMPYLQPDNVFFYKSAYQMDQFKVIDLIAEIQPHIDQGISTVLHVNSDVTTRELARCYLYAAHKGLKSLYYTRTKKLSVEECLTCSI